One window of the Maylandia zebra isolate NMK-2024a linkage group LG19, Mzebra_GT3a, whole genome shotgun sequence genome contains the following:
- the cimip5 gene encoding ciliary microtubule inner protein 5, with amino-acid sequence MGLNPNRPASSAGAERLADTTRVHPDKQDQLWKERVRKERKSAMEWEETLDIKDIHHMGPFPNNLSVFSDCIPNTTNQVYGSRLNTPLGDELLRQERLTLWPAGQRKQKPDPELLPF; translated from the exons ATGGGCTTGAATCCCAATAGGCCTGCGTCCTCTGCTGGGGCTGAGCGACTGGCCGACACGACACGGGTCCATCCCGATAAACAGGACCAGTTGTGGAAAGAGAGGGTACGGAAAGAGAGGAAATCAGCAATGGAATG GGAGGAAACCTTGGATATCAAGGATATTCATCACATG GGACCTTTTCCGAACAACCTTTCAGTTTTCTCTGATTGCATTCCCAACACTACCAACCAAGTGTATGGTAGCAGATTGAACACTCCACTGGGAGATGAACTGCTTAGACAGGAAAGGCTGACACTCTGGCCAGCAGGCCAACGCAAACAAAAGCCAGACCCAGAGCTGCTGCCTTTCTAG